The region AAGATGTAATCTCTAGAATCTGAAACCGATGGTTCCAGTGATGCCATTCCAATTGGATAATCCTGAGGTGTGAGAATTAATGTGTCTGAAACCTAGTCCGATATAGGGAACACTTCTACTCTTCTTGCAGTTCGGATAGAGGATGAGATCAGCATTATAGGAGGTGTATTTCCAGTCGGCATTTCCGATAGTATTGGTTACGGAGAGACGAAGATCTACCCCTTGTGCGGTAGTCTTAGGGTTGAAGAGTTTGAAGCCCAGTCCACCACCTAAAGCTTGACTTTTGAAATAAGTCTTCACATCATCTTTCTTGTAGAGGTTGATGCTACCTTCTGTTTTGGCGAAGGCGTAGAAGCGTGGGGTAAGTTTGTAGCCAAGGGCGAAGTTCAAAGTAGTAGGTGTCATACCTTTGTTCTCCATTCCCACGCTAGCATCGAGATCAAATGTCAGATGGTCTAAGATGGAGTAATGTGAGGCATTACTTTCCTCTTGGGCGTGCATAGGCATCGCCAAAGTTGCGGCACCCATGATTAGAATTAAACTTTTCTTCATAATAATCTATCTTGTAATGTTAATATATGACCCGATAGCCCATTTGTTGTAATGGTCTAAAGAACGAAAACGTAAGCAAAAGTACGAAAAATGGCTACGGGTGTAGCCATTCTCCGTATCTTTTATGATATTTTGCACGTTCTTATTTCCTTTGAAACACTTTTTCAAAGTATTTGAGGATATAAATAATACATACAGCTATAATAGCTTTGAATAACGATGTCTTCCATTCAATACTATCATTGAATATGGCATCGATAATCAAGTTTCCAATAAAAAATGCTATGGTCAAGCCAAGAATGCCCATTAAGCATTTACTCAAATTCT is a window of Segatella copri DNA encoding:
- a CDS encoding DUF481 domain-containing protein, which encodes MKKSLILIMGAATLAMPMHAQEESNASHYSILDHLTFDLDASVGMENKGMTPTTLNFALGYKLTPRFYAFAKTEGSINLYKKDDVKTYFKSQALGGGLGFKLFNPKTTAQGVDLRLSVTNTIGNADWKYTSYNADLILYPNCKKSRSVPYIGLGFRHINSHTSGLSNWNGITGTIGFRF